The window CGATAACTATAAAATCTCCCCAAGTAGGATTCGAACCTACGACCAGTCAGTTAACAGCCAACCGCTCTACCACTGAGCTACTGAGGAACAACGGGAGATTAGATCTCATAGAGTTCAATTCCCGTTCTCAACCCATGATCAATATGAGCTCGAAGCTTCCTTCGTAACTCCCGGAACTTCTTCGTAGTGGCTCCGTTCCATGCCTCATTTCATAGGGAACCTCAAAGTGGCTCTATTGAATTATATTCCATCCATATCCCAATTCCATTCATTTAATATCCCTTTGGTGTCATTGACATAAGAGATGTCGTTTCTAGTCTATCTATTTCTATATATGGAAAGTTCAAAAATCATCATATAATAATCCAGAAATtgcaatagaaaagaaaagaaaaaggaaggtttgtgatgattttaaaatcttttctaCTAGGTAATCTAGTATCCTTATGCATGAAGATAATCAATTCGGTCGTTGTGGTCGGACTCTATTATGGATTTCTGACCACATTCTCCATAGGGCCCTCTTATCTCTTCCTTCTCCGAGCTCAGGTTatggaagaaggagaagaaggaaCCGAGAAGAAGGTATCAGCAATAACTGGTTTTATTACGGGACAGCTCATGATGTTCATATCGATCTATTATGCGCCTCTGCATCTAGCATTGGGTAGACCTCATACAATAACTGTCCTAGCTCTACCGtatcttttgtttcatttcttctGGAACAATCACAAACACTTTTTTGATTATGGATCTACTACCAGAAATTCAATGCGTAATCTCAGCATTCAATGTGTATTCCTGAATAAtctcatttttcaattattaaaccATTTCATTTTACCAAGTTCAATGTTAGCCAGATTAGTCAACATTTATATGTTTCGATGCAACAACAAGATGTTATTTGTAACAAGTAGTTTTGTTGGTTGGTTAATTGGTCACATTTTATTCATGAAATGGGTTGGATTGGTATTAGTCTGGATACGGCAAAATCCTTCTATTAGATCTAATGTACTTATTCGATCTAATAAGTACCTTGTGTCAGAATTAAGAAATTCTATGGCTCGAATCTTTAGTATTCTCTTATTTATTACCTGTGTCTACTATTTAGGCAGAATACCGTCACCCATTcttactaagaaaatgaaagaaacctTAGAAACGGAAGAAATAGGGGAAAGTGAGGAAGAAACAGATGTAGAAATAGAAAGAACTTCCGAAACGAAGGGAACTAAACAGGAACAAGAGAGATCCACCGAAGAAGATCCTTCTCCTTCCCTTTTTTCGGAAGAAAAGGAGGATCCGGACAAAATCGATGAAACGGAAGAGATCCGagtaaatggaaaggaaaaaacaaaggatGAATTCCACTTTAAAGAGACATGCTACAAAAATAGCCCAGTTTATGAAACTTCTTATCTGGATGGGAATCAAGAAAATTCGAAGTTAGAAATACttaaagaagatgaagataataaaaacaaaaaatggtttGAAAAACCCCTTGTGACTCTTCTTTTCGACTATAAACGATGGAATCGTCCATTGCGATATATAAAGGCTcgatttcaaattaaaaaagcTGTAAGAAATGAAATgtcacaatattttttttatacatgcCTCAGTGATGGAAAACAAAGAATATCTTTTACATATCCCCCCagtttgtcaatttttttggaaatgatACAAAGAAAGATGTCTTTGTCCACAACAGAAAGACTCTCCTATGACGAACTATATAATCATTGGATTTATACCaatgaacaaaaagaaaacacactaAGAAAGGAGTTTATAACTAGAATCGAGGCTCTAGACAATGGATCGCTTACTCTGGATGTACTGGAAAAAAGAACTAGATTGTGTAATGATGCAACTAAAAAAGAATACTTGCCTAAAATATATGATCCTTTCTTGAGCGGACCATATCGTGGAAcaatcaaaaaaatgttttcaccTTCAATCATAAATGAAACTTCCAGAGAAAATTCCATAGAGAAGTTTCGCATAAATAAGATTTACGGTATCCTTTTTGCTATTGATTATCGAGAATTTGAACATACATTTGATAGAAAATCATTATCAACAAAAATgggttatttttttaacttaatcaatcaatttacTATAGAATCAccatcaaatttgaatttgaaaagacTTTCGTTATTTCCAGAACAAGGAAAAGTTGATTCAGATTCAGAAGATCaagcaaaatttttaaattttttttttcgatagaGTTATAACTAACCCTTAAATCCTGGGGATCaaacaattagaaaaaaatCTATTGGAATAAAAGAAATCAGTAAAAAAGTCCCCCGATGGTCATACAAATTAATGAAGAATGAGGAGGAAGGAGAAACTTTAGTGGTGTACCAGGAGATTCGTTCAAGAAAATCCAAACATGTAGTGATTTTTACTGATAATCAACAGAATGCCGATACTTATACTGCTAACGCTAAC of the Vitis vinifera cultivar Pinot Noir 40024 chromosome 10, ASM3070453v1 genome contains:
- the LOC132254524 gene encoding protein TIC 214-like, with translation MILKSFLLGNLVSLCMKIINSVVVVGLYYGFLTTFSIGPSYLFLLRAQVMEEGEEGTEKKVSAITGFITGQLMMFISIYYAPLHLALGRPHTITVLALPYLLFHFFWNNHKHFFDYGSTTRNSMRNLSIQCVFLNNLIFQLLNHFILPSSMLARLVNIYMFRCNNKMLFVTSSFVGWLIGHILFMKWVGLVLVWIRQNPSIRSNVLIRSNKYLVSELRNSMARIFSILLFITCVYYLGRIPSPILTKKMKETLETEEIGESEEETDVEIERTSETKGTKQEQERSTEEDPSPSLFSEEKEDPDKIDETEEIRVNGKEKTKDEFHFKETCYKNSPVYETSYLDGNQENSKLEILKEDEDNKNKKWFEKPLVTLLFDYKRWNRPLRYIKARFQIKKAVRNEMSQYFFYTCLSDGKQRISFTYPPSLSIFLEMIQRKMSLSTTERLSYDELYNHWIYTNEQKENTLRKEFITRIEALDNGSLTLDVLEKRTRLCNDATKKEYLPKIYDPFLSGPYRGTIKKMFSPSIINETSRENSIEKFRINKIYGILFAIDYREFEHTFDRKSLSTKMGYFFNLINQFTIESPSNLNLKRLSLFPEQGKVDSDSEDQAKFLNFFFR